The genomic DNA GAGAAGCGAAATAAAAAAGTTTTTGTAGGCATGTCGGGCGGGGTGGACAGCTCCGTTTCCGCCGCATTGCTTAAGAAAGCCGGCTATGACATCACGGGCGTGTTCATCAAAGTATGGCATCCGGATTTCCTGCCGTGCGATTGGAAAGAAGAACGCAGGGATACGATGCGTGTCTGCGCCGCTCTCAATATTCCTTTTCTCACCTTTGATTTTGAAGAAGAATACAAGCGCGAGGTGGTGGATTATATGCTCTCGGAATACAAACGGGGAAGGACACCGAACCCCGATGTTATGTGCAACCGCTATATTAAATTCGGCTCATTCCTAAAAAAAGCGAAAACGATGGGCGCGGATATGATTGCCACCGGCCACTACGCCATTCGCGAGGAAGTAGGCAAGGGGTCACAGAAAGTTTTCCTTCTCAAGGAATCAAAAGATAAGGAAAAAGACCAATCGTATTTTTTATGGACACTGGGCCAAGAAGAACTTTCCCAAAGCCTGTTTCCTGTCGGTGGGTATGAAAAAAAGGAAGTACGTGCGCTTGCACAGAAGTTCAATCTTCCCACATTCGAAAAAAAAGACAGCCAGGGATTGTGCTTCTTGGGGAAAATTGATTTTCGGGAATTCTTGGCCGCCTATCTTCCCGTAAAGCGGGGGCATGTCGTCAACCTTAAGGAAGAAATTATCGGTATCCATGATGGCGTGCATCTGTATACCATTGGACAGCGCCATGGTTTTACCATAACGAAAAAAGGCACCTCCGATACCCCTTTATATGTAATTGATAAAGACGTGGCCAAAAACAGGCTCATTGTTTCCGACAAGAAAGAAGCGATTTATGAAACAGTCAAAACAAAAAAAGTTACACTTTCCGATACGCACTGGGTTTCCGGCGCATTTCCTTCGCTGAATCGGGATTATAATATCCGTTTCCGTTATCACCAAAAACCGATATCGGGATTTTTGACAAAAGAGGGGAGGAAAACCGTCGCGGTTTTTAAAACCTCTCAGGATAGCGTGGCCCTCGGGCAATCGCTGGTTTTTTATACGAAGGACGACGTATGCCTTGGTGGCGGGGTTGTCGATAGGATTGCCTAAAGCCGTTGGACTGTTTCATGTGTTTTTAGACTTTCGCTTTCGCGGTATAATGATGGTCATATGAACGGAAACATTTATGTTATCAAGGCGCACGGGGACAAAGAACTTTTTGCGCCCGAAAAACTTATACGCTCCTTAAAAAACTCCGGTGCTTCCGACGAGATGGCTTCCGATGTTTTGAAGTCCATCGAAAGCTTGCTTCAGGATGGGATGAAGACTTCCGATATTTACCGTCTCGCGTTTTCTTTGTTGCATAAGAAAGAAAGGGTGGCGGCGATGCGATATTCTCTTAAACGGGCGCTTATGGACCTTGGGCCGAGCGGCTTTCCGTTCGAAAATTTTCTTTCAGAGGTTTTCAAGCGGAAAGGTTTTACCGTTGAGCGCGACATGATTGTTTCGGGGAATTGCGTTGACCATGAGGTCGACCTTGTGATTTCTTCTCCGGAAAAAAGAATCATGGTTGAGGTTAAATTTCATAATGAAATCGGCATCAAGTCGGATGTGAAAGTCGCACTGTACGTTGCCGCCCGGTTTGAAGATATTTTTATAAAACAAGGAGGGCCGACCGACACGAAAAAAGAAGAGGGCTGGCTTATCACCAACACAAAATTTACCCAGGCGGCTATCGAGTACGGAATGTGCAAAGGACTGACAATGATAGGGTGGAATTATCCTTCCAAAGGAAATCTCCAACAACTCATTGAAGAAAGCGGCCTCCATCCTTTGACGTGTCTTTCAACATTGACCACGTCGCAAAAGCAAACCCTCCTCTCCGAAGGTGTCGTGCTGTGCCGCGATGTTGTTGACCACCCGCGCCTTCCGTCTCTTGGCGTAAATGATGCCAAACTTAAGAAAGTTATTGACGAGGCGCGTTCTCTCTGCGGTATTTAAAACATATGTCTCCACTGCCCTACAACGCCAAAAGAAAAAAAATTACTTTCAACCCCGAAAGCAATGCCGCTCACCGGCTTAGCCGCTCAAAAGTGGATTTGTTTTTTGAATGTCCGCGTTGTTTTTATCTGAATGAAATTCTAGGTATCGGGCGTCCGTCCATGCCCCCGTTTACGTTAAATGTCGCGGTTGACCATCTGTTGAAAAAGGAATTTGATGTCCATAGGACGGAAGGGACCGCGCACCCGCTTATGAAAGAGTATGGAATCGATGCTGTCCCTTTCAACGACCAAAAAATCGAAGAATGGCGAAATAATTTCAAAGGAGTAACCCGTTTCCACAAGGAAACCAACCTGACTTTTTTTGGAGCCGTTGACGATGTGTGGGTTAATCCGAAAGGGGAATTGATTGTCGTTGATTATAAAGCGACAAGTAAAGCGGGTAAAATTGATCTTTCCGGCGGGTGGGGCCCGCAATACAAACGGCAGATTGAATTTTATCAATGGCTTTTGCGCGGCAATGACTACCGGGTTTCCAATACGGGATATTTTGTTTACGCAAACGGCATTAAAGACAGAGCGGTGTTTGATAAAAAACTTGAATTTGAAGTGGAAATCATTTCTCATACCGGAGACGATTCGTGGATTGAAAAAACCGTAACGGATGTCAAATCGTGCCTTCTGCAAAAAATGTTGCCGGAAGCGGGAGAACTGTGTGAACACTGTTCATATCGCGAATCCGCCGGAAAAGCCATTCGGGGCTTGTACGGGCAAAAAATCGATGAAAAAAAAGACGATGACACAAAATCGGGCCGCCTCTTTTAGACATAGGGTTTTTGCGGTTGTAAAGAACATTCCTGCGGGCAAAACGCTTTCTTACAAACAAGTGGCGCAAAGGGCGGGCCATCCGAAAAGTTTCAGAGCGGTGGGGAATGTGCTCAACGGCAATTACGACCCGGATATTCCATGCCATCGGGTTATCCGTTCCGACGGCACGATAGGAGGATATAACAGGGGCAACAAAGAGAAAATCAAAAAACTTCGCGAGGAGGGCGCGCTTATATGACAGAGGAAAATAAAGAAAAAACACCGCTTTTAAAACAGATTCGTGACGAGGTAGTCAAACTTTCCGCCTCGCCTCTTTATTCGGAGCGGGTAAAAAATAAAGTTTTCCCCGTTATCGGCGAAGGAAGTCATGATGCGTGCATTATGTTTGTCGGGGAAGCGCCGGGAAGAAATGAGGCCGCAACAGGAAGGCCGTTTTGCGGGGCGGCGGGAAAACTGTTGGATGAGATGCTTGCGTCAATCAATATTCCCCGCACGGACGTGTATATCACAAATATCGTCAAAGACAGACCCACGGAAAATCGCGATCCAACTCCGCAGGAAATTGAGATATACGCGCCGTTTCTTGACCGGCAGATAGACATCATTCAGCCGAAAGTCATAGCGACCCTTGGCCGTTTCTCAATGGCATATCTTTTCAATAAATTCGGTCTTGAGTTCGAGCTTGAACCGATAAGCCGCATTCATGGAAAAACTTTTAAGGCGGCCGTCTCATACGGAGACATAACCATTATTCCCCTCTATCATCCTGCTGTTGCCATTTACAACATACACATGAAGGAAACGCTCTTTAAAGACTTTGAGATACTTAAAAAATACCACCTGGACGCATCACAATAAAACTCGTATAGTAACTCTATTGCCTAGCGCAGTGAGTGAAATGAGAATGTTCGTACATTCTCATTTCTGAGCCAGCGACGGCAAAAAAACACACCTTTTATGTTTCCGATGTTTCCCTACAACATTCTTATTATGGCTTCCACCCTCCGTCTCGTGGGGGAAATTCTCATAGCAATAGTTTTGTTCTCTCTTCACAGTCATGTGATGAAAGAAGAAAAAACCAATGCCGAACGACTGGCCGTAATGAGTCGGGAGCGCCTCTATATTGTCGTCGGCCTTACCGCTATTTTTGCCGCGTACGCTGTTGAACTGTATGCCAGAGCGAGAGGATACGTTTAAACCATGCAATCGGAAGAAATACGTTCTCGTTTCCTAAAATTTTTTGAAAAGAAAGGACATGCCATTGTTCCTTCTTCTTCGCTTGTGCCGCAAAACGACCCTTCGGTTCTTTTTACAACCGCCGGAATGCAGCAATTCAAGCCCTACTATACCGCTCCCGAAAATGCCATCAAAGATTTTGGGAATAAAAATATTGTGACTGTCCAGAAATGCGTGCGCACCGGGGATATTGATGAAGTGGGAGACGAAACACACCTTACCTTTTTTGAAATGCTCGGTAATTTTTCTTTCGGCGGATATTGGAAAAAAGAAGCGATTGAATATGCTCATGAATTTATCACCAAAGAACTCGGGCTTTCGATAGATTACGTTTCCGTGTTCAAGGACGAAGTGAGTGGCATACCTGCCGACGAGGAATCCCGTGCTATTTGGGCTGGAATCGACCCTAATCTTGTAATAAAAGAGCACAATCGTCAGGATAATTTCTGGGGTCCGACGGGGGACGAGGGTCCTTGCGGTCCGACAACTGAAATTTATGTTAATGGCGTAGAAATTTGGAACATTGTATTCAACGAATACTACAAAACCCGAGAAGGGAAATATGAACCGCTTGCGGTAAAGGGAATTGATACAGGCATGGGGCTTGAACGTCTTGCGGTACAAGTACAGAAAAAAAATGATGTGTACGAGACTGATTTGTTTGAACCAATTATTTCTTTAATAAAGCAAAAGAGAGAACAGATTCCCGCTGTTTCTATATTAAAAGGAGATCCTAAAAATGATAGTCGTGAAGAAAGAATAAATCGTATTTTCACTGATCATTTAAAAACAAGCACCTTTTTAATTTCTGATGGTGTTTTACCAAGTAATAAAGACAAGGGCTATATTTTGAGAAGACTAATGCGTAGGACTATGGGTGAGACACTTTTAGCCCCATTTCACAAAGAAGCTTTTCAGAAAATTGAAAAAATATATAAAAAAACAAACTACAAAATTAATCTTCAGATTGTCATTGAGGTCTATGAAAAAGAGTTGGAAAATTTTAAATCTAATCTGGAGAGGGGATTGAAAGAAATAAATAAGAATATCAACGCTGGTGGGATTGTTACAGGTCAAGAAGCTTTTAATTATTTCTCCACTTACGGGATACCGAAGGAAATGTTTTTAGATTCAATAAGCCACTTAATTTATAGTAAAGATGAGAATTTTGAGCAGGACTATGAATTTTCTTATAAAAGGCACCAAGAACTCTCTCGCACATCGTCTGCGGGAATGTTTAAGGGTGGTCTTGCTAATCACAACGAGAAAACAATCAAGCACCACACCGCACATCACTTGCTCCTGGCTGCGCTTCAGGAAGTGCTGGGCAAAAGTGTAAAACAGAAGGGAAGTAATATCACCGAGGAACGTCTGCGTATGGATTTTTCTTTCGAAAGGAAAATGACGGATGAGGAAAAAAAGAAAGTTGAGGAAATCGTAAATAATTATATTTCCCAAAATCTTTCCGTGATACGGAAAGAAATGCCCCTTGCAGAGGCGGAGAAAATCGGCGCAGAAATGGAGTTTGGCGCAAAATATCCCGATATTGTTTCCGTTTATCTTATTGAAGATAAACAAGGCAATCCCATCTCTAAAGAATTTTGCGGCGGACCTCATGTTGAGAACACCGGTATCTTAGGAAAATTTAAAATTCTCAAAGAAGAGGCGGTTTCCGCCGGGGTACGCAGGATTAAAGCCGTACTTGAGTAAATCTATCCACTATCTTTCCTCAGGGTAGTTGATAAAATAAAAGGTAAAGGGAAGAGGCCGATATGTAATCGACTGAGGTTTTTTGTGTACGGCTCTTTTCAAGTTCCGGTCTTTAACCAATGAACGAAAAGTCCACAATACAATTTGTCATCTCGGGAGTATTCGTTTTTGCCATGCTTCTCCCAGGCATCGCTTTTTTGGTAGAGCACAAAGATGCTTATGCGGCAGAAAATCCTCTATCCCAATTCGTAGAAAATATCGGACAAAGCGGCAAAAGCACGCTTTCTTTTGTTTCCGAAGTGGCGAGAAGCGGAGCGCAACAAGGGGTAAAACAACTCCAGGAATCCCGCCGAAGAATTTTTGTGCTTTTTGAAAAAAGTCGGGTCCATCTCCGGAATACCTTTGGGGAATTGTATGTCGGTGCTTTCATGCGTGCGCAACCCGATTCCAAGGGAAACTTTTTTCTTCGTGCGAATGTTTTCGAAGCAATAGGGGAAATGTTCAATAATCTTTCTATTGGTTTATATAAAGGAGTCAATGAAATTTTTTCCAGTTTCTTCTCAAGTGAAGAATCATATATCCAGAATAAGGCACCCATAGTACAAGAACCTGTTTCTCCCGCGCCGGTCGCGGAAGAAAAGGCTGACGAGTCCGCCGCACAAAAAAGCGATTCTTTTCAGGAAACAGCGGAGCAATCCCCGACAGTTGTATATGTTCAGGCTCCACCCAAAACACAACCTCCTCAAACTGTTACAACTATCATCAAGGAAGTCCCTGCTCCCGACTCTGTTTCCAAAAGCGAATTGGAATCCCGTCTTTCCGCCCTCGCGGCGACGTTGTTGAGTAAAATTTCTTCAGCCCAAAATACTGCCGTTCAATATTTCTATCCCTCGGTTCCGCAACCTGTTCAACTTCTGAACAAAATAGACAACC from bacterium includes the following:
- the mnmA gene encoding tRNA 2-thiouridine(34) synthase MnmA translates to MEKRNKKVFVGMSGGVDSSVSAALLKKAGYDITGVFIKVWHPDFLPCDWKEERRDTMRVCAALNIPFLTFDFEEEYKREVVDYMLSEYKRGRTPNPDVMCNRYIKFGSFLKKAKTMGADMIATGHYAIREEVGKGSQKVFLLKESKDKEKDQSYFLWTLGQEELSQSLFPVGGYEKKEVRALAQKFNLPTFEKKDSQGLCFLGKIDFREFLAAYLPVKRGHVVNLKEEIIGIHDGVHLYTIGQRHGFTITKKGTSDTPLYVIDKDVAKNRLIVSDKKEAIYETVKTKKVTLSDTHWVSGAFPSLNRDYNIRFRYHQKPISGFLTKEGRKTVAVFKTSQDSVALGQSLVFYTKDDVCLGGGVVDRIA
- a CDS encoding restriction endonuclease; this translates as MNGNIYVIKAHGDKELFAPEKLIRSLKNSGASDEMASDVLKSIESLLQDGMKTSDIYRLAFSLLHKKERVAAMRYSLKRALMDLGPSGFPFENFLSEVFKRKGFTVERDMIVSGNCVDHEVDLVISSPEKRIMVEVKFHNEIGIKSDVKVALYVAARFEDIFIKQGGPTDTKKEEGWLITNTKFTQAAIEYGMCKGLTMIGWNYPSKGNLQQLIEESGLHPLTCLSTLTTSQKQTLLSEGVVLCRDVVDHPRLPSLGVNDAKLKKVIDEARSLCGI
- a CDS encoding PD-(D/E)XK nuclease family protein; the encoded protein is MSPLPYNAKRKKITFNPESNAAHRLSRSKVDLFFECPRCFYLNEILGIGRPSMPPFTLNVAVDHLLKKEFDVHRTEGTAHPLMKEYGIDAVPFNDQKIEEWRNNFKGVTRFHKETNLTFFGAVDDVWVNPKGELIVVDYKATSKAGKIDLSGGWGPQYKRQIEFYQWLLRGNDYRVSNTGYFVYANGIKDRAVFDKKLEFEVEIISHTGDDSWIEKTVTDVKSCLLQKMLPEAGELCEHCSYRESAGKAIRGLYGQKIDEKKDDDTKSGRLF
- a CDS encoding MGMT family protein; protein product: MTQNRAASFRHRVFAVVKNIPAGKTLSYKQVAQRAGHPKSFRAVGNVLNGNYDPDIPCHRVIRSDGTIGGYNRGNKEKIKKLREEGALI
- a CDS encoding uracil-DNA glycosylase, which codes for MTEENKEKTPLLKQIRDEVVKLSASPLYSERVKNKVFPVIGEGSHDACIMFVGEAPGRNEAATGRPFCGAAGKLLDEMLASINIPRTDVYITNIVKDRPTENRDPTPQEIEIYAPFLDRQIDIIQPKVIATLGRFSMAYLFNKFGLEFELEPISRIHGKTFKAAVSYGDITIIPLYHPAVAIYNIHMKETLFKDFEILKKYHLDASQ
- a CDS encoding alanine--tRNA ligase — translated: MQSEEIRSRFLKFFEKKGHAIVPSSSLVPQNDPSVLFTTAGMQQFKPYYTAPENAIKDFGNKNIVTVQKCVRTGDIDEVGDETHLTFFEMLGNFSFGGYWKKEAIEYAHEFITKELGLSIDYVSVFKDEVSGIPADEESRAIWAGIDPNLVIKEHNRQDNFWGPTGDEGPCGPTTEIYVNGVEIWNIVFNEYYKTREGKYEPLAVKGIDTGMGLERLAVQVQKKNDVYETDLFEPIISLIKQKREQIPAVSILKGDPKNDSREERINRIFTDHLKTSTFLISDGVLPSNKDKGYILRRLMRRTMGETLLAPFHKEAFQKIEKIYKKTNYKINLQIVIEVYEKELENFKSNLERGLKEINKNINAGGIVTGQEAFNYFSTYGIPKEMFLDSISHLIYSKDENFEQDYEFSYKRHQELSRTSSAGMFKGGLANHNEKTIKHHTAHHLLLAALQEVLGKSVKQKGSNITEERLRMDFSFERKMTDEEKKKVEEIVNNYISQNLSVIRKEMPLAEAEKIGAEMEFGAKYPDIVSVYLIEDKQGNPISKEFCGGPHVENTGILGKFKILKEEAVSAGVRRIKAVLE